A genomic segment from Daphnia carinata strain CSIRO-1 chromosome 1, CSIRO_AGI_Dcar_HiC_V3, whole genome shotgun sequence encodes:
- the LOC130691353 gene encoding uncharacterized protein LOC130691353 has protein sequence MLRARKKDVRIKPNRKLDKRSSRGMLYENEELRLRTIEINAEVERGQTDIKKLRRENDHLRREMWALRDEYERLEKLIKHLDLAGTGSEHHHHSQHPSDGEGGAGTEREDDDDGDDDDRASPSINGRHSNSEGSDDEDRDADEKEPGEGVPMAISRSKSQSAMTGDFRHSTSAPTASNSDLDATCYCNEAALATANCDRHRVGLGGGAVYVECGNPVKDNIENYQKAYGRMPRRCSSAGAKVYVATQHFHPHVPSQPAAVSSPVDATSRVCYESLSAVKSRYSTSGMEDEDGYAACSHPVRVDLRDFLHPVDHPSECANHFTVEASTSLMPPNTPPPPVPSAAATTIITTAIHHPVHGREGVEEVAEEGESSGVEAEDEPTAHIGEGGGIPPDTPSEDGDFNLDHLVNIVRSFQQEQELHQSGLVVATCSGSPTTPSTPNVLMEEAEDDAGSNYSSSPGTSGIATIKRRPISGINQQQQQRHRQMAIIEKDAASPLAMDVASGTIRPSRAIVESCSTDIGVGDSGGSSTFAQQAGRVAGWSSMPQRRNSFSSSSSSSASGSPTATHSSTVVFLNNNNNNNNNINNNKKLAGSSGYLGRGGVVQGQPDTTMAVTASSFSTTTTTTIDGIVVTSTRKSTSPIRIVHPSHVLPAPPPISSYDVPRALQPPMALTNHGHSFGGALSRRRADETNRGLGDANCLSVYPLPDGDASASLLRLHAVDPHTVSFDTKELTAVNARSVTVQEVIDQLEQQLDPTRCHVRGVRMLAGSLFFISLDSARSLQYLLRHSFRLRGHRVRLTDVSAQTWVVSLTGVPHYISDATVSLLLAAFGTIVGDVERRFFRGVDTGERLVRFRLKGHAKLPRHITVGGCRIQVRRMSPAPNSSQRDHSASGGFGTSSSNASHPTGMNRRVKLESQNDAENSDFAFSSTAAEPGTSSSMAVESHYGTIQSASAEMGRKYMPKIGRSFEYRSQLRVDLRMSAEVPVPSLLNDERASSPGPSASVAPGSRVPPTPNCLLCEQQQQQAAPALSTPAGLQPQIRPQLAPPQTSTSQTMVIHRCRHHEAPAVSSPVGVPAPVAATVPPAEGRLHRESPPKSRVSVNFDETAAASSGSRVSSGTGTGRPSNTKTSTSTASNGILRKSVSGEEPPPESGNDGGNSAAGSAEGGQGGKGKNGLRLATAKKTARSFSLVDTFRVNKERRKPVVRVETVIENTSAANPEEGVRTLVVRRDSAESSSRSSRSSRKSNELPWCGCWGNGCL, from the coding sequence ATGTTGCGCGCCCGAAAGAAGGATGTGCGCATCAAACCCAACCGGAAGCTGGACAAGCGGTCCTCGCGGGGCATGCTCTACGAGAACGAAGAGCTGCGCCTACGTACGATCGAGATCAACGCCGAGGTGGAACGCGGCCAGACGGACATTAAGAAGCTCCGCAGGGAGAACGACCACCTACGGCGGGAAATGTGGGCCCTGCGCGACGAGTACGAGCGGCTGGAGAAGCTCATCAAGCACCTCGATCTGGCCGGCACCGGATCGGAGCATCATCATCACAGTCAGCATCCATCGGACGGCGAGGGCGGAGCTGGAACAGAGAGGGAGGATGATGACGacggtgatgatgatgatcgaGCTAGTCCAAGTATCAATGGTCGTCATAGCAATTCGGAAGGTAGCGACGACGAGGACAGAGATGCCGATGAGAAGGAGCCGGGCGAAGGAGTACCGATGGCCATAAGTCGAAGCAAATCACAATCGGCCATGACAGGTGACTTCAGACATTCGACATCAGCACCGACAGCTTCCAACTCCGACCTCGATGCCACTTGTTATTGCAATGAAGCCGCGCTGGCTACGGCTAATTGCGACCGTCATCGAGTCGGCCTGGGTGGAGGAGCTGTTTACGTTGAGTGCGGCAATCCAGTCAAGGACAACATCGAGAATTATCAGAAAGCCTACGGAAGAATGCCGCGGCGGTGCAGTTCAGCCGGTGCTAAAGTTTACGTGGCTACTCAACACTTTCATCCGCACGTACCGTCTCAGCCAGCGGCCGTTTCGTCGCCAGTGGACGCCACCAGTCGGGTGTGTTACGAGAGCCTTTCGGCCGTGAAGAGCCGGTACAGCACGAGTGGGATGGAAGACGAAGACGGATACGCGGCTTGTTCTCATCCAGTGCGCGTAGACTTGCGTGATTTCCTTCATCCTGTCGATCATCCGTCCGAGTGTGCGAATCATTTCACAGTGGAGGCGAGCACAAGTTTGATGCCTCCGAACACTCCTCCGCCGCCCGTTCCATCCGCGGCTGCCACCACGATCATCACGACGGCCATCCACCATCCCGTGCACGGCCGAGAAGGTGTGGAAGAGGTGGCCGAGGAAGGTGAGAGCAGCGGCGTTGAAGCAGAGGATGAGCCTACGGCTCACATCGGCGAAGGTGGGGGCATTCCACCGGACACGCCCAGCGAGGATGGTGATTTCAATTTAGACCACCTGGTCAACATTGTCCGCAGTTTCCAGCAGGAGCAGGAACTCCATCAGAGCGGACTGGTCGTGGCCACCTGTTCAGGTTCACCAACGACGCCGTCGACGCCGAACGTCTTGATGGAGGAAGCCGAGGATGACGCGGGTAGCAATTACTCGTCCAGTCCTGGAACGAGCGGAATTGCCACAATCAAACGCCGGCCCATTTCTGGGATCaatcagcaacagcagcaacgacATCGGCAGATGGCCATCATCGAAAAAGATGCGGCCAGCCCGTTGGCAATGGATGTCGCGTCAGGGACAATACGTCCATCAAGAGCCATAGTGGAATCGTGTTCGACGGATATCGGCGTTGGCGATAGCGGCGGATCGTCGACCTTCGCACAACAGGCCGGAAGAGTTGCTGGATGGTCGTCGATGCCGCAACGCCGGAATTCCTTTTCAtcgtcgtcctcgtcgtcgGCTTCCGGCTCTCCGACGGCCACTCATTCCAGCACTGTCGTCttcctcaacaacaacaacaacaataataataacatcaacaacaataaGAAATTGGCCGGAAGTAGCGGGTATTTGGGGCGTGGTGGCGTCGTTCAAGGTCAACCCGACACGACCATGGCCGTCACTGCGTCCAGTTtctcgacgacgacgacgaccaccATTGACGGTATCGTGGTGACATCGACCCGCAAAAGCACATCACCCATCCGCATCGTTCATCCGTCGCACGTCTTACCTGCTCCGCCGCCCATTTCCAGTTACGACGTTCCTCGAGCGCTGCAACCGCCAATGGCGCTGACCAATCACGGCCATTCCTTCGGCGGTGCGTTGAGCCGCCGACGAGCCGACGAAACGAACCGAGGCCTTGGCGATGCGAATTGTCTGAGCGTCTATCCTCTGCCGGACGGCGATGCTTCCGCCTCGCTGCTCCGCCTACACGCCGTCGATCCGCACACGGTCAGCTTCGATACTAAGGAGCTGACAGCGGTCAATGCCCGGTCCGTCACTGTTCAGGAGGTGATCGATCAATTGGAGCAGCAGCTGGATCCGACTCGCTGTCACGTCCGCGGCGTCCGTATGTTGGCCGGCTCGCTCTTCTTCATTAGCCTCGACTCGGCCCGTTCGCTCCAGTATCTGCTGCGACACTCGTTCCGGCTCAGGGGCCATCGAGTCCGGCTGACGGACGTTTCGGCCCAGACTTGGGTCGTCTCCCTCACTGGCGTCCCGCACTACATTAGCGACGCCACCGTGTCGCTCCTCTTGGCCGCTTTCGGTACCATCGTCGGCGACGTTGAGCGCCGCTTCTTTCGCGGCGTCGACACCGGGGAGCGGCTCGTCCGCTTCCGCCTCAAAGGACACGCCAAGTTGCCTAGACACATCACCGTCGGTGGATGCCGGATTCAAGTCCGACGGATGTCACCGGCGCCCAACTCTTCGCAACGCGACCATTCGGCTAGCGGAGGGTTCGGTACGAGTTCCAGCAACGCTTCGCATCCGACCGGAATGAATCGACGCGTCAAACTGGAGTCGCAAAACGATGCGGAGAACTCGGATTTCGCTTTCAGTTCGACAGCGGCCGAACCAGGCACGTCGTCGTCGATGGCCGTCGAGAGCCATTACGGAACTATACAATCGGCCTCGGCGGAAATGGGACGCAAATACATGCCTAAAATCGGCCGCTCGTTCGAGTACAGAAGTCAGTTACGAGTGGATTTGAGGATGTCGGCTGAAGTGCCTGTCCCTTCTCTTTTGAATGACGAACGGGCGTCGTCACCAGGGCCATCAGCATCTGTGGCCCCAGGCAGCCGAGTTCCTCCGACGCCCAATTGCCTGTTGTGcgaacagcaacaacagcaggcCGCCCCGGCTCTGTCAACGCCAGCCGGTTTGCAGCCGCAAATAAGGCCGCAACTAGCACCGCCGCAAACTTCAACGTCGCAGACGATGGTCATCCATCGATGCCGACATCACGAAGCTCCCGCTGTATCTTCTCCGGTTGGCGTTCCAGCGCCTGTGGCGGCCACTGTGCCACCGGCTGAAGGTCGATTGCATCGCGAATCTCCGCCAAAGTCGCGCGTCTCGGTCAACTTTGACGAGACGGCCGCCGCATCGTCCGGAAGTCGGGTCAGCTCCGGAACCGGAACTGGCCGTCCGAGTAATACGAAAACATCGACGTCGACTGCGTCTAATGGGATCCTACGGAAGAGTGTCTCTGGCGAGGAGCCGCCTCCTGAAAGCGGAAATGACGGGGGCAACTCGGCGGCCGGATCCGCGGAAGGCGGCCAGGGCGGCAAGGGCAAGAACGGCCTCCGGCTGGCCACGGCCAAGAAGACGGCCAGGAGCTTCTCGTTGGTCGACACCTTTCGGGTCAATAAGGAAAGGCGCAAGCCGGTCGTCCGCGTCGAAACGGTCATCGAAAACACGTCGGCGGCCAATCCGGAAGAAGGCGTCAGGACGCTCGTCGTCCGGCGCGATTCGGCCGAGAGTAGTAGCAGGAGTAGTCGGAGTAGTCGCAAGAGCAACGAGTTACCCTGGTGCGGATGTTGGGGCAACGGCTGcctctag